In the genome of Tsukamurella paurometabola DSM 20162, the window CCCGAAGGCACGCCCTCGTTCTGGCAGATCTACCTCGCGGTCGAGGACGTCGCGGCCGCCGGAGCCAGGATCACCGCGGCGAGCGGCACCGTGGTGCAGCCGGGCGAGGTCACGCCGTGGGGCACGCTCGCCGCCGCCACCGACGTCAACGGCGCCTTCTTCTGTTACGCCACGCCGCCGGCCGGGATGTAGCGGGAGTTCAGTCCTCGCGGCGGCGCACGCTCTCCTCGACCAGGTCGAGCACCGCCTCCAGGCCGTCCGTCGGGCGACCGGAGGAGAGGTGGGTGACCAGGCCGTCGAGGACCAGGTCGAGATAGCCGAGGATCACGTTCGTCGGCAGATCATCGCGCAGCCGGCCGCGCTGCTTCTGCTGCTCCAGGCGGCGCAATGTGGCAGCGGTCAGCTCGGCACTGCGTTCGGTCCATTGAGCCCGGAAGTCGTTGTCGTTCTTGAGTCTCCGTGCGATCTCCAAGCGGGTGCCGAGCCAGTCGAACCGCTCCGGATGAGCCAGCA includes:
- a CDS encoding TetR/AcrR family transcriptional regulator, whose product is MPKVSDDHLAARRRQILDGARTCFAEFGYDGATVRRLEAATGLSRGAIFHHFRDKDALFLALAREDAERMADIAATQGLVQVMRDMLAHPERFDWLGTRLEIARRLKNDNDFRAQWTERSAELTAATLRRLEQQKQRGRLRDDLPTNVILGYLDLVLDGLVTHLSSGRPTDGLEAVLDLVEESVRRRED